Below is a window of Geovibrio ferrireducens DNA.
TGCCAGAGAACATAGCCGCTGAAAATACCCATAAGAGTTGCGATGAACGCCGCAGCTATCGAATGACCGAGCTTCTCTATATCATTCAGGTTTCCCAGAGCAGCCACAAGCCCTATAACCGCACCGAGAACCCCCAGCGTAGGCGCGTATGTACCTGCCTGTGTGAAGATCTGCGCCCCCATCTGGTGACGCTCCTCCATTGCGCTTATATCCTCCTGAAGGATGTTCTGCACAAATTCCGGATCGCGGCCGTCAATTATCAGTGACAGACCTTTACGCATGTAGGGGTTGTGAACCTCGTCCATCCGCCCTTCCAGCGAGAGCAGCCCGCTCTTGCGCGCTGTTCCGGCAAAGTCGGTAAATATACGGATCAGTTCCTCCTCCGTTTCGTGCTTCTGCCCCTTCATTATTATCCCCAGAAGAACAGGGAATTTTGAAATTTCCTTCATGGGAAAGCCTATGAAAAGGGTCGCTGCTGTGCCGACAAAGATAATGAGAAACGCCGCCGGATTCAGGAGGAATGTGAGGCTGGCGCCTTTGAACACCATTCCGACACCGACTGCGACAAAACCGAGGATAAGACCTATGACTGTGGACTTTTCCATATTCACTCCGGGATAAACTGTTTAATATTCCTGAATACTGTAATTTTTTAATTATCCCAATTAGCACTGTCAAAATCAACAGGAGCTTTTATTATGGCGAATAATAAAGTAAAGTTTTATTGAAGAAAAACTTCTCTGTTGCTAAGATTCAGATTCCTGCACTAATAAAAAAGGTTCTTATGGAAAAGCTGTCAAACGTTGTTGTTGAATTTTATGAAAAGCTCTCCTCATGGGAGCACTCCGTTGTAAAAGATACAGGCCTCACGCTGCCGCAGATGCATACTATAGAGGTTCTGGGCAGCAGCGAACCCCTGCGCATGAAGGAACTGGCGGAAAAAATGGGCATAACCACCGGCACTCTCACAGTGAATATAGATAAGCTGGTGAAGCTGGGGTATGTGATCAGAAAGCCGAACGAAACTGACAGAAGGTCTTACTATGTGGCGCTCTCTGATGAAGGGGAGGAGATTTACCGCCGCCACCATGCACTGCACCTTGAGCTAACCGAGGAGATCCTCAGCGAACTCACGCCGGAGGAGGGGCAGATTCTGGAAAAGCTGCTCACCAAGGCAATGCGGGCGTTCTAAACCTTTTCGCCCGCCATCTCAAGAATTATATTATATTCTTCCGCCGAAACGGGCTGAACGGAGAGGCGCATCCCTTTCTGGACAAGCTTCATCCCCTCAAGCCCCGGCATCTCTTTTATATCCTTAAGCGTCACTGGCTTATCAAGCTTCTTAATGAACCTGACCTCCGTCATGAACCACCTTGGTTTTTCCTGCGGCGATTTGGGGTCGTAATATTTGCTTGATTTATCCCAAGCTGTGAAATCCGCTGCCGCCCCATCCGCACACACCTCAGCCAGCCCGACAACCGCGGGCTCTGCGGTGTTTGAGTGATAAAAGAGAACCTTGTCCCCTTTTTTCATCTCATTCATCATAAAATTGCGCGCCTGATAGTTTCTTACCCCTTCCCAGAAGGTTTTACCTTCCTTCGCCAGTCTGTCTATGGAGTAGGATTCCGGCTCGGACTTCATCAGCCAGTATTTCATTTATTTGCCGCCCCAGCGGTTTTTGTGCACTTTATCCGCATCAAACCTGTCGGCTGGGTGTCCTTTCGCATCGGAATAGCCGATTGCGATAAGCGCCATGGCGCGTATTTCAGCGGGGATTTTAAGCAGTTCCTTAACTGCCGCCTCCGGCTTTTCGTTAGGGTAAAGCCCGCACCAGACAGCCTCAAGCCCCAGAGCCTGAGTGGCAAGCAGTATGTTCTGCACAGCCGCCGCGCAGTCCTGCGGCCAGTAGCCCTTGTGCTTTTCCTTTGAAGGATCAGCGCAGACCGCTATGCCCAGCGGAGCCTGAGAAAACATAGCCCCGTAAGGGTGTATGGAGGGGATCTCCCTCAGGGTTGACTCATCATCAATCACCACAAAGACCCACGGCTGCTGATTTCCCGCTGAGGGAGCGCTCATTGCCGCCTTAAGCAGTGTTTCCACCTTATCTTTCTCCACCTTTTTCACAACGGAAAAACGCCTGATGCTTCTCCTGTTGAAAATAGCCTCAAGAATCTGCATATCTCCTCCTTAAATAATCAGCCCTTCTGCTGTTCCTTAGCCCATGAATCCTTAAGGGAAACAGTTCTGTTGAACACAGGCTTTTCTTTTGATGTATCCGGGTCCGCCACGAAGTAGCCCTGTCTGAGAAACTGGAAGGAGGTAAACTCCGCAGCCTCCGCCAGAGAAGGCTCGCCCCAGCACCCGGTAATTTTCAGTGAATCGGGGCTGATGTTCGCCGTGAAGTCCTGCCCCTCTTCCACGTCATCGGGGTTCTCTTTTATGAACAGGTTGTCATAAATGCGGACTTCGCACCTGACAGCGTGTCTTGCGCTCACCCAGTGGGATGTGCCCCTGACCTTGCGCCCGTCCTCCGTCCAGCCCCCTTTGCTTGCGGGGTCGTATGTGCAGTGAACTTCGGTCACATTGCCCTCAGCGTCCTTCACCACATTAACGCAGGTCACGTAGTAGGCATGCTTAAGCCTTATCTCACCGCCGGGGAAAAGCCTGAAATATTTCTTCGGCGGGTTTTCCATGAAGTCTTCCCGCTCTATGTAAAGCTCTCTGGAGAAAGGGATCATCCTTTTGCCGTCCGCTTCGTTTTCCGGGTTGTTTTCAGCCTCAAGAAGCTCTTCTTTGTCTTCCGGATAGTTGATGATAACCATCTTAAGCGGGTCAATAACCGCCATGCGCCTGTGGGCGCGCTTGTTTAGGTCATCCCTCAGGCAGTTTTCAAGGAGGGAGTATTCGATTATGCTGTTGCTTTTGGAAACGCCGATCATGTCCGTGAACATGCGGATCGATTCCGGTGTGAAGCCCCTTCTCCGCAGACCTGCGATGGTGGGCATTCTGGGGTCGTCCCATCCGTTTACATATTTATCCTGCACGAGTTTGAGCAGCTTGCGCTTGCTCATCACCGTATTGGTGAGATTCAGCCTCGCGAACTCTATCTGCTGGGGGTGGTACACGCCGAGTTTTTCCAGAAACCAGTCATAAAGAGGTCTGTGATCCTCGAACTCCAGTGTGCAGATCGAGTGGGTTATCCCCTCTATGGAATCCTCAAGCCCGTGGGCAAAGTCATACATAGGGTAAATGCACCAGTCGTTTCCGGTGTTGTGGTGCTCGGCGTGGGCTATGCGGTATATAACCGGGTCACGCATGTTTATGTTCGGCGAGCTCATGTCAATCTTGGCTCTCAGAACCTTTTCGCCGTCTTTGAACTCACCTTTTTTCATGCGTTCAAGGAGGTCAAGGTTTTCCTCAACACTGCGGTTTCTGTAAGGGCTTTCCCTGCCGGGTTCGGTGAGCGAGCCTCTGTACTGCCTTATCTCCTCTGCCGTGAGGTCGTCCACAAACGCCAGTCCGTCCCTGACGAGCTGCACTGCGTATTCGTAAAACTTCCCGAAGTAGTCGGAAGCGAAATATTCCCTGTCTTCCCAGTCAAAACCGAGCCATTTCACATCGCGCCTGATCGATTCCACATACTCCGTGTCCTCTTTCAGCGGGTTGGTATCGTCAAAACGGAGGTTGCATTTTCCGCCGAACTCCTCCGCCATTCCGAAATTGAGGCAGATCGATTTCGCATGCCCTATATGGAGATAGCCGTTAGGCTCAGGCGGGAAGCGGGTATGCACCCTGCCCTCGTTTTTGCCTTCCTCAAGGTCTTTTATGATTATATTCCTGATAAAGTTGGAACCCTTGTAAGTTTCTTTTGACTCGCTCATCAGTTTCACCGCTTATTTTTTGTTAAACTCAAATATTAGGGGAAATTTACGCCGAATGCAACAGCGGACGGAAAAGGTTTTCTTATTACGTCCAACTGTTAATTCCTGCTTTACTTTCTTAAGCAGCACTATTATATTTTGTCACCATAATTTTCATTCGGAGACTCATATGCCCGACAGTTTATTCAGAACAGACCCCGCAACAGGCGATTTTAAGATTGAAATACCTGAGTTTTACAACTTCGGTTTTGATGTTATAGACAAAAGGGCGGAACTCACGCCGGATAAAACCGCACTTATTTTCGTTGATACAGACGGTGAAACAGACATACATTTTTCCTATAAAGACTTAAGCAGAATGAGCGCAAGGTTCGCCCATGTCCTGAAAAAGCACGGGTTCAGAAAAGGGGACAAGCTCTATGTAATGATCCCCCGTGTGCCTGAGTGGTATGCGGTTATGCTCGGCTGTTTCAAGATGGGCGTTGTCCCCATGCCCGCACCGAAAATACTCCAGCCCAACGACATAAACTACCGCATAGCCGCTTCCGGAGCAAAGGGTGCAGCGGTTTACCATGACTGCCTGGAAAAAATGCAGAAATGCAATCTCAACAACCTCGAAGGGAAAATAGCCGTAGGCGCCGAATGCGAAGGCTGGATCTCCTATGAACAAGAGATGGAGAACGCACCCGCAGACTTCCGGAGGGAGGATGCAGAACCCACTCTCCCGACCGACCCGCTCATAATGTACTTCACAAGCGGAACAACCAAGTTCCCCCGCATGGTAATGCACGACCAGACATACGCCCTCGGTCATTACATAACAGCCCGCTTCTGGCAGGACTTAACAGAGAACGACATCCACTGGACACTCAGCGACACAGGCTGGGGAAAAGCTGTCTGGGGCAAGATGTTCGGTCAGTGGATAATCGGCACAACGGTTCTCATGCACAATGCGGCCGACCACTTTGAGCCGGAAAAACACCTCTACATCATGGAGAAATACGGTGTGACAACTTTCTGCGCTCCCCCCACCGCCTACAGGATGATCATTCTTCAGGATCTCACACGGTATGACTTTTCAAAGCTGCGCCACTCGGTAAGCGCAGGGGAACCGCTGAACCCCGAAGTCATACGCATCTGGAAGGAGCACACAGGAACAACCATATATGACGGCTACGGTCAGACGGAAACGGTGAACACCATCGCCAACTGCCCCGCATTTGAGATACGCTTCGGCAGCATGGGCAAGCCTGCGCCGGGCTTCAATGTTGACATAGTTGATGATGACGGTCTTCCGCTTCCCGCAGGCGAAACGGGGCATATCGCCATTGAATGCGCCTCAAACCACCCCGTAGGTCTTTTCAGAGGCTACTACAACGATGAGGAAAGTACAAAGGAAGCCTTCCGCGGCGGCTGGTATTTCACAGGGGACAAGGCCTACAAGGATGCGGACGGCTACTTCTGGTTTGTGGGCAGAGCGGATGATGTTATCAAGGCAAGCGGCTACAGGGTAGGCCCCTTCGAAGTGGAAAGCGCACTCCAGAGCCACGGCGCAGTTGCCGAAAACGCCGTTGTCGGCTCGCCAGACCCTATCAGGGGCACAATTGTCAAGGCGTTCGTGGTGTTGAAAAAAGGGTACGAGCCGTCACCTGAATTAATCAAATCGCTTCAGGAGCACGTTAAAAAAGAGACCGCGCCGTATAAATATCCCAGAGAAATAGAGTTTGTGGAATCGCTCCCTAAAACCGTAAGCGGAAAAATCCGCAGGGTTGAACTCAGGCAGAGGGAAGAGGCAAAACACGCGGATATGGTCAAGGAATAGAGGAAGGCACGAATGTGTAGGAAATAGGGCAGATGAGCTACTGTAAGATATTCGCTCATTTATAACTATGAAATACTATATATTTTAATCACGTTTTCTATTAGTGTTGTTTTATCAGTTGTGATACCCAAATCTTTCATTTTGACATCATCGTCTCTCAACATATTGAGGCAATCAGCTAAATCTTTCTGCACTAGAGAAGGAATAGATATACGAGTATCAGGAGCAATAGTGTCGGCAATTCTGAAAATATCGCCTCGGTGTTTTCTAATATCTTTATCTCCAACAAATATTCCTTTTTCTTTTTTACTTATGTTATCTATATATGCCCTTGCCTTAAGTGGTATTATTATTTCTTTCTGCACGAAAGTTATATTATTTTCTGATACACAGTTATTCTTAATCATATCATAGTATTCTTCATTAAGCAGAATAGCAGAAAGGCTGTTAATTTCTTCATCAACAGTGATAGGAGCACAAATCTGGTCCTCTTTTATGTCAATTAAATCCGCTTTTTTGGAAAAGAGTTCAATCATAACCGGGAATCTTCCATCATCCGGGTTTTCAAATCTGTAAAATTGCTTTTCCCCTGTGGATTTCTTTATATGTTTATAGCCTGCATCGCTGACAAACAGTTGAAATCTGTCATTAAAATCTTTATTTAGAACTTCTAATAAAACAACAATATCAATATCTTTTGTCAGCCTGAATTCAATATCTTCTTTATCCAGAAAATAATCGCATGCAGTACCGCCTATGATAACGTAGCATTCAGTATAATCTTTAAAATATTCGGCAAATAACTCCAATCCTTTTACCATTGCATTTTCTCCAACACATCTGCAAGCTCGCCCTGAACCCTTTCATCATAATCATTCCTCAAAGAAAGATACATAGATAACTTATCTACAGCAGCATTACCGAAAGAGAACGGATGTTCAGTTTCTGACTTATAATCCAATACTTTTTCAGGAGGGTAAGTCCAGATTTCAACCTCCAGTGCAGCTTCATCAGCATATTTTGCCAATTGGTAAATATTGGAGTGTTCATCCCAAGTTTTTTGAGAAACAGCAAACGACGGTCTTCTTGGTGTTGATAACATGGAACATTCTGAAAGAGCCGTAAGCCCAGCAATAAAGCCTACAACCACAGGACTATTGAAATCCTTTATAAACAACCGTTTTTTCACCGGTGATTTTAAGTATTTAACAGAATTATCCCAAAGCTCTTTTCCGCTAAAAACAAATCTTGCTATTCGCTCACGCCCCTCTTTATGGCTTTCCGCCAATCCCAATTCTTCTAAATCATCTATTAATCTCTGAGCATTTGATGTTGATATTCCAAATCTATCCACCAAAGCACCTATGGAAAAAGTCACATCGAAAGTTCTCCACAACACTGATAACAATACCATCTGAGCCGATGGAGAAAAGTATTCAGCTTTATTTTTTCTTTTAGAAAAATGTTCACGCAGGTCAATTCTTAAGTCAGGCAGAAATATCTGTTTATTAGGCACAACAAACTGGACACCATATTTTATCAGCCTTTCTCTGTCGTAAGAAGTCATAACTTCATCAACATAAACTAAAGGTTGATTCAGTATGTTTTGAACCTTATTGTAATCCTTATAGATCTGGGCAGGAGTCAGTTCATAATCATCGCACTGCATAAAAATCAGTCTTTGTTCAAAAAGATAAGTTGAAAAATACTTATATCTTGAAGACAGATACATAGGCAAGCTTCCAAAACTCTCTTTTTGAAAGCCCTGAAAATTCCAACCAAGAGTCTTTAATAAATATTTACGAACAGAATCTCCTATTCCCATTTATCACCTATTTATCAATATTATCCCAATATATTTGCACTATACCACACATAATGGGATAATGCAATATTGTAGGGATAGCAATCATCCTACCGAAAAAAGAGTTCAAGTGACTCTACATGCATCTTAAAAAAATACATATAGAATCACAAATGAAAGCTGAGGTTTTGAAAGAAGCCATTGAAAAAAACTTAAAGCCATCTCTAAAAAGAGATGGCCGTGTCATCAGTCAAGTATGGTCGCCTAAATATCTGTCAGAGATAAGAAGATTTAAACTTTGGGCATTTATGCTTAACCCGCTTATCACTCCCGCCCAAGGAAACCTTTATATCTGCGCTAAAGCCTGCGCAAAGTCTGTCTGTCCTTAACTATAAAAAATTCGCCCTCCGTGGGAATTTTTTATACACGCTCGCGGCGGGATAAACCCGCCTTCGCTCGCACGGCGCGCTCCCTTCCATGGGAGCGGGGGGCGGGGAGTGTTTTATATCTGCGCCAAAGCCTGTGCAAAGTCTTCCTTAATATCTTCAATGTGTTCTATGCCGACGGAGACGCGGATAAGCTCATCAGGGGAGCCTGCGGCTCTTCTGCCTTCGCTGGAAAGTTGCCTGTGGCTGGTGCTTGCGGGGTGAGTGACGAGGGTGCGCACATCGGCGAAGTTTGCCACATGGTTAGCTATCTTAAGTGCCTCAATAACCTTTACAGCCGCATCCAGACCGCCCTTCACGCCGAAGCTGAGCACCCCTGAGCCATAGCCTTTCAGGTACTTGTCAGCCCTTGCCTTATTGAGGCTTCCGGGAAGCGCGGGGTAGTTCACCCACTCAACCTTTTCATGCTCCTGCAAAAACTGCGCAAGGGAGAGGGCATTTTCAGAGTGAGCCTTTATTCTGAGATGCAGGGTTTCTATACCCTGTAAAATGTAAAACGAGTTCTGCGGCGAGAGGCATCCGCCCGCATCACGCAGGGCTTCAACACGCACCTTCACACCGAAAGCCGCCGCACCGAAGGTTTCTGCGAATTTAAGTCCGTGATAGCTGGGGTTCGGCTCGGTAAATGAAGGGAACCTTCCTGAGCCTGCCCAGTCGAACGTGCCCAGATCGATAACCACCCCGCCCATGGAGTTGGCGTGTCCGCCTATGTATTTCGTCAGCGAATGTATGACTATGTCCGCCCCGAAGTCCTTCGGGCGGCAGAGAAGCGGTGTCGCCTGCGTACTGTCCGCAATGAGCGGAAGCTTATGCTTTTTGGCTATGGCGCTCCACGCCTCGAAGTCTGCTATGTCGCATGACGGGTTGCTGATGGTTTCTATGAACAGAGCTTTGGTTTTTTCGTTTATCGCCTTCTCCACCGCCTCAAAGTCATACTGATCAACTATATTCACCTTAACTCCGAGGTTGCCGAGAAAGTAAGTGAAAAGGTTAACCGAGCCGCCGTAAAGTCTGGATGAGGAAACAATTTCATCACCCGCGCCGGCGATAACGCTTATTGCCGCAAATTCCGCAAAGTGACCGGAAGAGGTTACCACCGCATGCACACCGCCTTCAAGCTGGCAGAGCCTCTCCTCAAGAACAGCAGTGGTGGGGTTTGTTATGCGGGTGTAGATATGCCCGAACTCTTTTAGATCAAAGAGATTTCTGGCATGTTCAATGTCGCGGAACTGGTAAGCGTTCGTCTGGTAGATAGGCACTGTGATAGAGCCGTTGTGCTCTTCGGGTTTATAGCCCCCTCTTACGGCTATGGTTTCCTGTCTGTGCGGCATAGTTTCCTCCTCTGGATACCGGGGGACGGGGAAAATAATTCGGCTATAAAAAAACCCTGACCGTCAGGAACGATCAGGGGCTTATGAGTCTTATAACCGGAGAATCTGTCTCCGCCTATCTGCCCCTGAAAATATTATAGGGCGGGAGTTAGCACCTTTACGCGTCTGTGCGCAGGGTTGCTGCGGCTTCGCAGGGCCCGTCCCTCAGCCGCTCTGGATAAGCATATACACAGGATAAAGCATATTTTTCTTTTGTCAAGACAAAACCTATAGATTTACTATGTATTACACAGCGCTTTATAGATTGAAAATAGGAGGAATTAGTCTATAATCCTTAGGAATCCGCTGATACAGGTTATTTATATGATTAACGGCAAACCGAGAATCTCCGTAACAACCCTCAATATACTTAATGTGCTGTTTATCTTTGTGTCATTCATAATGCTTATCGGTTATTTCCTTTTTTACGAAGCGGAAAAGGAGTTCGAAACCCGCGCCGGAAACATCCGCGACCGATTCATAGAAACCCAGAAAGCCAACATAAAAACCGAAATCGGGCGCGCCGAGGCGAAGATAGAGAATATGCGCCTCATGCGTCAGGAAACGATCCGCATCTTTCTGAAAAACAGGGCGGAAAACGCTGAGGATATTCTAAAAAAACTCTATGCGGCAAATGCTCCGCAATCATTAATCACTCAGACTCTGGACAGCCTGAAATGGGACAACGGAACAGGCTACTGCTTTGTTTTCGACAGTAACGGCAAATTTATTTTCCACGGCGGAAACAACAGCCTGACCGGAACCAGCATATTCAGCATTGTAGAAGGGAACGAGGGGCTGGAAAAGTTTTTGGCCGATCTTGAGGGAAAGAACGAAACTTTCGGTCACTATGACTGGATTAAGCCTGCGGCGGACAAAAACGACCTTTATCCCAAAATAGCTTTCGCAAAATATGTCCCCGAACTGGGCATCTACATCGCAGCCGCTTCCTATACCGAATTTCAGGATGCATATCTCAAAAAATATATTCTGGAGCTTTTCCGTGAGGAACGCTTCGGCTATAACGACTATGGCTATTTCTTCATTATGGACGCAGACTACAGAGTGCTTCTGCATCCGGTAATGAGCGAAATCGAAAATATGAGCACCTTTGACATAACCGACTCAAAGGGGAACAACCTGGGCAGCCTGTTCTCCGAAGCGCTCAAAAGCACTGATTCAGCCTATGTTTCATACTACTGGAAAGCTCCGAAAGGGCAAGAACCGGAAGAAAAAGTCACTTACATGGCTAAAATCTCCGCGTGGGACTGGATAATCGCCACAGGGTTTTACTCCAGCGATTTCAACACTTATCTCGACAGGGAAAGCAGAGAACTGAAAGAGGTCTTCCACAATGACCTTATACGCATCTCCGCACTGCTGGCGATCATTGTCCTCATAACAGCACTGATAAGCATATACATAAACGTGCATATAAGAAAAATAGAGAAAAGCCGACTGCGTGAAATGAACATGCTGGAACAGTACAAGCTTGTTCTGGACGAGTCATCAATCGTCTCCAAGACAGACCCTCAGGGGCGCATCAACTATGTCAATGACAAGTTCAGCACCACCACTCTCTACAGCAAAGATGACGTAATCGGCCGCTCCCACAATGTGGAACGCCACCCGGCCACACCAAGGGAAACCTTCCGCAGGATGTGGGAAACCATAAGCAGCGGCAGAGTATGGCACGGAGTGCTCAAAAACAAAAAAGCCGACGGCACAAGCTATTACAAGAGTGCCACCATCGTGCCTCTTAAAGATGAGGACGGGCACATAATCGAATACATATCATCCGGTCATGACATAACGGAGCTCATGGAGAACAGGGACAGGCTTGAAAATATTTTCAACACGGATGTTCTCACCAGCTTAGGAAGCAGGATGAAGCTTCTGGCGGATATAGAAAGAACAGAGAAACCCGTTCTGGGGCTCCTTGATATTGACCGTTTCAGCGCTGTAAATGACCACTACGGAAACAAAACCGGAGACGGGGTCATAAGGGAAACCGGGTCATCCATTTTCCGCAGACTCAGCAGGAAGCCCTACTCCTTTTACCGTGTGAATGCCGATACCTTCGCGGTTCTCGCTGACGGGGCGGATATTGAACAGTTCAAAAACGACATCAGGGACGTTCAGTACAGCATAGCCTCAACAGGAGTTAAAATAGGCAGCGAAGAGATACCCATAACCCTGAGAAGCGGCATAGCATACGGCAGCAGGGACGTTCTGGCATATGCAGACATGGCTCTGAACAACGCAAAGGCAAGAAACGCCGACTACTATGTTTACGACCCCGCGGATATGCAGATGGCGGCAAACTACGGCAAAGATATTGCAGTGCTGAAAAGCATTTATGCTGCCATAAAGAATGATAAGGTTTTCCCGGTGTTCCAGCCAATATACAATATAGCCACAGGCAGAATCGAGAAATACGAGTGCCTCATGCGGGCGGAGGATGAAACCGGGCAAATCCTCACCCCAGGCGACTTCATGGATATAAGCAAGAAAACAAGGATATATCCGAGACTCACGCTTATCATAATAGAGAAATCAGTGCAGAAGTTCAAAAACCTTCCGTATGAGTTTTCCATCAACCTCACCATTGAGGATCTGATGAATGATGAAACAATGGAATACCTGATCACTTACGCCAAAAGCCACGATGTTCTCAGCAGGCTTGTGATCGAAATCGTGGAAACGGAGGAGCTTCAGGGGTTTGAGGAAGTGCTTACCCTGCTCAGGGAGTTCAAGAATCATGGTGTGAAAATAGCCATAGACGATTTCGGCTCAGGTTACTCAAACTTTGAATACCTCATAAAGCTCAACGCGGACTATGTGAAAATAGATGCAGGCATAATGAAGCATGTGCTTGAAGATGAAAGGGCAACAGAGATTGTCCGCTCCATAGTCACCTTCGCCAGACAGACCGGTGTCCGGACAATAGCGGAGTTTATCAGCAGCGAAGAGCTTCTGAAAGCCGCCGACAGCCTCGGTGTGGACTATGCGCAGGGCTACTTCATCGGCAAACCGGAAAGGGAGCTGGCGGGCTAATCCTCATATATCATCTTCACAGTCATTCCGCCGTCCGCAGTGAAGCTTTGCCCTGTAATAAACTTCGCCTCATCTGAAACCAGATAATAAGCAAGGGATGCTATATCCTCCGCCTTTCCCACCCTGCCCGCCGGGTGCTGTGCGTGATCCCTTTCCGATGTTCTGTAACCTGAA
It encodes the following:
- a CDS encoding EAL domain-containing protein encodes the protein MINGKPRISVTTLNILNVLFIFVSFIMLIGYFLFYEAEKEFETRAGNIRDRFIETQKANIKTEIGRAEAKIENMRLMRQETIRIFLKNRAENAEDILKKLYAANAPQSLITQTLDSLKWDNGTGYCFVFDSNGKFIFHGGNNSLTGTSIFSIVEGNEGLEKFLADLEGKNETFGHYDWIKPAADKNDLYPKIAFAKYVPELGIYIAAASYTEFQDAYLKKYILELFREERFGYNDYGYFFIMDADYRVLLHPVMSEIENMSTFDITDSKGNNLGSLFSEALKSTDSAYVSYYWKAPKGQEPEEKVTYMAKISAWDWIIATGFYSSDFNTYLDRESRELKEVFHNDLIRISALLAIIVLITALISIYINVHIRKIEKSRLREMNMLEQYKLVLDESSIVSKTDPQGRINYVNDKFSTTTLYSKDDVIGRSHNVERHPATPRETFRRMWETISSGRVWHGVLKNKKADGTSYYKSATIVPLKDEDGHIIEYISSGHDITELMENRDRLENIFNTDVLTSLGSRMKLLADIERTEKPVLGLLDIDRFSAVNDHYGNKTGDGVIRETGSSIFRRLSRKPYSFYRVNADTFAVLADGADIEQFKNDIRDVQYSIASTGVKIGSEEIPITLRSGIAYGSRDVLAYADMALNNAKARNADYYVYDPADMQMAANYGKDIAVLKSIYAAIKNDKVFPVFQPIYNIATGRIEKYECLMRAEDETGQILTPGDFMDISKKTRIYPRLTLIIIEKSVQKFKNLPYEFSINLTIEDLMNDETMEYLITYAKSHDVLSRLVIEIVETEELQGFEEVLTLLREFKNHGVKIAIDDFGSGYSNFEYLIKLNADYVKIDAGIMKHVLEDERATEIVRSIVTFARQTGVRTIAEFISSEELLKAADSLGVDYAQGYFIGKPERELAG